In the genome of Streptomyces fagopyri, the window AGCGCGAACGAACCGCGGCTGCCCTCCCGGTCCAGCAGGGCCAGGAGCATGTGCTCCTCGTCCACCGCCTCGGCCCCCGCCCGCTCGGAGTACCCGACCGCGCCCTCGACCACGGCCCGGGCATCCTTCGTGAAGCGCTCGAACATCACTGCCTCCCGTACTTCTTGTGCACGGCCTGCCTGCTCACTCCGAGTTCCGCGGCGATCTCCTGCCACGACCAGCCCTGATGGCGCGCACTGCGCACCTGCACCGCCTCCAGCTGATCCAGCAGCCTCCGCAGCGCGGAGACAGCCCGCAGCCCGATCCGCGGATCGCGGTCACCCGCACGCTCGGCGAGATCCGTTGCTTCCGTCATGCCGTCAACCTACATTGACGAACCTCGGTCGTCAATCAAAGTTGACACGCGGATGCGGAACGGCGGGCCGGGCAACTCCCGGACCCGCCGCGGCCATCACTCCCCCCGCACACCGGCCACACGGCCACACGGCCACACCGCCGCACCGCCGCACCGCCGGCCGGACCTCAGCCGACCGTGAGAACGATCTTCCCGAACTGATCGCCCGCCTCGATCCGCTCGAACCCCTCCCGGGCACGGTCGAGCGGCAGCACCTCGTCGATGACGGGCCGCACCCCGGTGGCGGCGCAGAAGGACAGCAGATCCTCCAGCTCGTCCTTGGTGCCCATGGTGGAGCCGACGACCTTGAGCTCCAGGAAGAAGATCCGGGTCAGCTCGGCGTGCGCGGGACGGTCCCCGCTCGTCGCACCCGAGATCACCAGCGTGCCGCCGGGCCGCAACGACTTGATGCTGTGCGACCAAGTGGCCGCGCCCACCGTCTCGATGACCGCGTCCACACGCTGCGGCAGCCGCGCGCCGGACTCCAGCGCCTCCACGGCCCCGAGTTCGACGGCCCGCTTGCGCTTGGCCTCGTCACGGCTCGTCGCGAAGACCCGCAGTCCGGCGGCCCTGCCGAGCACGATCGCGGCGGTCGCGACACCACCGCCGGCCCCCTGCACGAGGACCGAGTCGCCCGGCCGTACCCCGGCGTTGGTGAAGAGCATGCGGTACGCCGTCAGCCACGCGGTCGGCAGGCAGGCGGCCTCCTCGAACGAGAGCTCCCTGGGCTTGGGGAGGACGTTCCACGCCGGGACCGTGACCTGCTCGGCGAAGGTTCCCTGGTAGCGCTCGGTGAGGATCGACCGGGGCTCCCGGGGGCCGACCCCGTGCCCCGTCTGCCCGACGACGGAGTGCAGGACGACCTCGTTGCCCTCCTCGTCGACGCCGGCCGCGTCGCATCCGAGGATCATCGGCAGTTTGTCCTCGGCCAGGCCCACGCCCCTGAGGGACCAGAGGTCGTGGTGGTTCAGGGACGCGGCCCTGACGTTCACGGTCGTCCAGCCGGGCCTCTGCTCGGGGGCCGGACGCTCCCCCAACTCCAGGCCGTTCAGCGGCTGGTCACGGTCGATACGAGCGGCGTAGGCAGCGAACATGGCCTCGACGATAGGCTCCGCCCCCGCGCCGCGGAACCACGTCCCGCTGTGACACGCGTCCCGCCCGTCTCGCGGCCCACCTCACACCCGTACGGGCTCGCCCGCGAACCAGCCGTACGGCCCAACACCCGGGCAAAGGAAGCGGCCCCGCCGGGGGGACAACCCCGGCGAGGCCGCACAATCCGCTCTCGAACGACCCTGGAACGTCTGAAGCCGCCCTCGAACCACGCTCACGCGGCCCGCGAACCGTTCTCCAGCGAGTCGGTGCCCAACCGCTCACCTCACCGGCGCGCGACCCCTTCGGCCCGGGCCGCCGCGGCCACCGCCGCGGTCACCGCCGGTGCCACCCGCTCGTCGAACGGCGAGGGGATCACATAGTCGGCGGCGAGATCGTCCCCGACGACCGCGGCCAGCGCGTCGGCCGCCGCGATCTTCATCCCCTCCGTGATCCGGGACGCCCGCACCTGCAGCGCCCCGGCGAAGATCCCGGGGAACGCCAGCACGTTGTTGATCTGGTTCGGGAAGTCGGACCGCCCGGTGGCGACCACCGCCGCGTACTTGTGGGCGATCTCCGGATGCACCTCCGGGTTCGGGTTGGCCATGGCGAACACGAACGCGCCCTCGGCCATGGAAGCCACCGCCGGCTCCGGAACCGTGCCGCCGGAGACGCCGATGAAGACGTCCGCGCCCGCGAGCGCCGCGTCCAGCGAGCCGGAGAGTCCCGCCTTGTTGCTGATCCCGGCGAGCTCCCGCTTGACGTCCGTGAGGTCGTCCCGGTCGGACGACACGACGCCCTTGCGGTCCGCGACGGCCACGTCGCCGATGCCCGCCTCCAGCAGGAACTTGGCGATGGCGATCCCGGCCGCACCCGCGCCGGAGATCACCGCGCGCAGTTCGCCCAGCGAGCGTCCGGTCAGCTTCGCGGCGTTCCGCAGGGCCGCCAGCGTCACCACGGCCGTGCCGTGCTGGTCGTCGTGGAAGACGGGGATGTCCAGCCGTTCCTGGAGCTTCCGCTCGATCTCGAAGCACCGGGGCGCCGAGATGTCCTCCAGGTTGACGCCGCCGAAGGACGGCGCGAGACGGGCCACGGTCTCGACGATCTCGTCGACGCCCGTGCAGTCCAGCGCGATCGGCACGGCGTCCACGCCGCCGAACTGCTTGAACAGGATCGCCTTGCCCTCCATCACGGGGAGCGAGGCCTCCGGACCGATGTCGCCGAGGCCGAGCACGGCCGTGCCGTCGGTCACCACGGCGACCACGTTCGACTTCCACGTGTAGTCGTTGACGAGGTCGGGCTGTTCGGCGATGGCGCTGCACACCTTCGCGACGCCGGGTGTGTACGCCAGGGACAGGTCGTCCTTGTCACGCACGGGCACGGTGGCCTGCACGGCCATCTTCCCGCCACGGTGCAGGGCGAACGCCGGGTCGAAGGCCCGCGAGTCCACGGAGCCGTCGGAATTCACCGGCTCCACGTCGCCTTCGGAACCCGTACTGCTGTCGCTGCGAGGATTGACGATCTCCGCTGCCACTTTGTTTTACCCCTTAAGTCTTCATTGATTGAGGGTGACCACTCCTGGTTGAGGGGTGGGCGGGCACCGCGTATGCCCTGCCGCCGTGGTTGCGTACGGGCGGATACGCGACGGGCGCGCCGCACACGCGCCCTGAGCCCCGGATGAGGGGTGTAAAGAACCTTCTTACCGGACGGACTGCGCCGAGGACGAGCCCATCAGGCGAAGCTCACACGCCGGTGACATGACTCATACCCGAATATGTGGACAAGTCCAGGATTTGACGCAAAGTCGTCGCAAGCGCGCCGGAGCGGCGGCCCGCATCCTGACCTGCGCCGAAGATCTTCCGGTCGGAAGGGGGGATTCCCGCACAGGATCCGGCACGACCGGGGCACCCAGTGTTGGTCCGGGGGTCACCCGTTATCCGATTTTGACATAGCGGGTCCCCTGAAGGGCGCAATCCGAATGGCAAGATGCCGTCATCACACGAGGTCGCGACACCCGATGGTGTGTGTTCTCGTCGACCCATCGGCAACTCCCTCATCCGCCGGAGGAACCCACCATGACCGCACGCTCCACCCGTCGTACGACCGTCACGCGCTCCCGGATAGCTGCGGTCGGCGCGATCGCGGTCGCCGGGGCCCTGGTACTCACCGGCTGCGGTGACCAGACCAAGGACAAGGGCAGCGGCTCGGACAGCGCCAGCACCAGCTCGGCGCCGCTGGCCGACAAGCTCCCCAAGGCCATCAGGGACGCGGGAGTCATCAAGGTCGGCTCGGACATCGCGTACGCGCCGGTCGAGTTCAACGACAGCTCCGGCAAGACCGTCGGTATCGACCCCGACCTGGCCGACGCCCTGGGCAAGCAGCTCGGAGTGAAGTTCGAGTTCCAGAACGGGACCT includes:
- a CDS encoding helix-turn-helix domain-containing protein — translated: MTEATDLAERAGDRDPRIGLRAVSALRRLLDQLEAVQVRSARHQGWSWQEIAAELGVSRQAVHKKYGRQ
- a CDS encoding NAD(P)-dependent malic enzyme; the protein is MAAEIVNPRSDSSTGSEGDVEPVNSDGSVDSRAFDPAFALHRGGKMAVQATVPVRDKDDLSLAYTPGVAKVCSAIAEQPDLVNDYTWKSNVVAVVTDGTAVLGLGDIGPEASLPVMEGKAILFKQFGGVDAVPIALDCTGVDEIVETVARLAPSFGGVNLEDISAPRCFEIERKLQERLDIPVFHDDQHGTAVVTLAALRNAAKLTGRSLGELRAVISGAGAAGIAIAKFLLEAGIGDVAVADRKGVVSSDRDDLTDVKRELAGISNKAGLSGSLDAALAGADVFIGVSGGTVPEPAVASMAEGAFVFAMANPNPEVHPEIAHKYAAVVATGRSDFPNQINNVLAFPGIFAGALQVRASRITEGMKIAAADALAAVVGDDLAADYVIPSPFDERVAPAVTAAVAAAARAEGVARR
- a CDS encoding zinc-binding dehydrogenase; amino-acid sequence: MFAAYAARIDRDQPLNGLELGERPAPEQRPGWTTVNVRAASLNHHDLWSLRGVGLAEDKLPMILGCDAAGVDEEGNEVVLHSVVGQTGHGVGPREPRSILTERYQGTFAEQVTVPAWNVLPKPRELSFEEAACLPTAWLTAYRMLFTNAGVRPGDSVLVQGAGGGVATAAIVLGRAAGLRVFATSRDEAKRKRAVELGAVEALESGARLPQRVDAVIETVGAATWSHSIKSLRPGGTLVISGATSGDRPAHAELTRIFFLELKVVGSTMGTKDELEDLLSFCAATGVRPVIDEVLPLDRAREGFERIEAGDQFGKIVLTVG